A region from the Paludisphaera rhizosphaerae genome encodes:
- a CDS encoding ceramide glucosyltransferase produces MTSYQTADFLLVAAVVIAVTATLSSTACLFWVLRRRRGLPTDYTPPITIFKPLKGLDEGLAQNLASFFTLDYPAYQLIFCVAEASDPATNVVRKLMAEHPERDARLVVGCPPFGRNPKVESLAAMEPFRRHEILLISDSNVHARPDYLRETVCHLADPSVGLVTNLFVGVGEEHPAAAMENLQINGYIAGGMALASMLGVTCVVGKSMMLRASVLQAIGGFASVRNLLAEDQVIGMLVRKAGYSIRLSHHVIENVNRRRGFTWFLNRHSRWFKIRRRLALPAFAAEPLANLAMIGLVWACSAESGFAWGGMLGLFGLEMVRDAVQTRRLRGTFPRVRDLIFSPIKDLMLLPLWFDALLNNHVQWRGHRFYVGRLTRLTPDRTPRGRSESSRRRGKAVAPRPESPPARLPSADQDAPRAE; encoded by the coding sequence ATGACGTCCTACCAGACCGCCGACTTCCTCCTGGTTGCAGCGGTGGTGATCGCCGTCACGGCGACTCTGTCGTCGACCGCCTGCCTCTTCTGGGTGCTCAGGCGACGGCGCGGCCTTCCCACCGATTACACTCCACCGATCACGATCTTCAAACCGCTCAAGGGGCTCGACGAGGGGCTCGCGCAGAATCTGGCGAGTTTCTTCACCCTGGACTACCCGGCCTATCAACTCATCTTCTGCGTGGCGGAAGCCTCCGACCCGGCGACGAACGTGGTCCGCAAGCTGATGGCCGAGCATCCTGAACGCGATGCGCGGCTGGTCGTCGGCTGTCCGCCGTTCGGACGCAATCCCAAGGTTGAGAGCCTGGCGGCGATGGAGCCGTTCCGTCGCCACGAGATCCTCCTGATCAGCGATTCCAACGTCCACGCCCGGCCCGATTATCTCCGCGAAACCGTCTGCCACCTGGCCGACCCCAGCGTGGGACTGGTGACGAACCTGTTCGTCGGTGTTGGCGAGGAGCACCCGGCGGCGGCCATGGAAAACCTCCAGATCAATGGGTACATCGCCGGGGGAATGGCGCTGGCTTCGATGCTGGGGGTGACCTGCGTCGTCGGCAAGTCGATGATGCTGCGAGCGTCCGTCCTCCAGGCCATCGGCGGCTTCGCCTCGGTCCGTAATCTGCTGGCCGAGGATCAAGTCATCGGGATGCTCGTCCGCAAGGCCGGGTACTCCATTCGGCTGAGCCACCACGTCATCGAGAATGTGAACCGCCGACGAGGTTTCACCTGGTTCCTCAATCGCCACTCACGATGGTTCAAGATTCGCCGAAGGCTGGCGCTGCCGGCCTTCGCCGCTGAGCCGCTGGCGAACCTGGCGATGATCGGCCTTGTCTGGGCTTGCTCGGCGGAGTCGGGATTCGCGTGGGGCGGAATGCTTGGCCTGTTCGGCCTCGAGATGGTGCGCGACGCCGTTCAGACGCGTCGGCTCCGAGGGACGTTTCCCAGGGTGCGGGATCTGATCTTCAGCCCGATCAAGGACCTGATGCTTCTGCCCCTCTGGTTCGACGCGCTGCTGAACAACCACGTTCAGTGGCGAGGGCATCGGTTCTACGTCGGCCGACTGACCCGGCTCACGCCCGATCGGACGCCTCGCGGCCGGAGCGAATCGTCGCGACGTCGTGGGAAAGCCGTGGCTCCTCGGCCCGAAAGCCCCCCAGCGCGTCTTCCTTCCGCCGATCAGGACGCTCCTCGGGCTGAGTGA
- a CDS encoding protein-L-isoaspartate(D-aspartate) O-methyltransferase: MTRRSCAILAALFPLVVVPRAFAQSQEAAKTDAEDPTARPRARMVQRHLAERGIKDPRVLDAFRTVPRHKFLPPGSNRQAYDDESIPIGEGQTITPPYDVAFMTEVLDPKPTDRVYEVGTGSGYQSAILSRLVKDVYSVEIHAPLGERAAKVHKELGYTNIHTKIGDGYEGWPDAAPFDAIIVTCAPQRIPKPLVDQLKDGGRMVIPLGDRFTQSVWLVVKKNGRLIEKELKPTLFVPMTGKALKEPAEPKAKAD; this comes from the coding sequence ATGACCCGTCGCTCCTGCGCGATCCTGGCGGCCCTGTTTCCACTGGTCGTCGTTCCCCGGGCGTTCGCTCAGTCTCAAGAAGCCGCGAAGACCGATGCCGAAGATCCCACGGCCAGGCCGCGGGCTCGGATGGTCCAGCGCCACCTGGCCGAGCGTGGCATCAAGGACCCCCGAGTGCTTGACGCCTTCCGGACCGTCCCGCGCCACAAATTCCTCCCCCCCGGCTCCAATCGCCAGGCTTACGACGACGAGTCGATCCCGATCGGCGAGGGCCAGACGATCACGCCGCCGTACGACGTGGCCTTCATGACTGAGGTCCTCGATCCCAAGCCGACCGATCGCGTCTACGAGGTCGGCACCGGTTCGGGCTACCAGTCGGCGATCCTCTCGCGGTTGGTGAAGGACGTCTACTCGGTGGAGATCCACGCACCACTCGGCGAGCGTGCGGCGAAGGTCCACAAGGAGTTGGGTTACACCAACATCCACACGAAGATCGGCGACGGTTACGAGGGATGGCCTGACGCCGCCCCGTTCGACGCGATCATCGTCACCTGCGCCCCCCAGCGAATTCCCAAGCCGCTGGTCGACCAGCTCAAAGACGGCGGCCGCATGGTGATCCCCCTGGGCGACCGCTTCACGCAGAGCGTCTGGTTGGTCGTCAAGAAGAACGGCCGGCTGATCGAGAAAGAGCTGAAGCCGACCCTGTTCGTCCCGATGACCGGCAAGGCGCTCAAGGAACCCGCCGAGCCCAAGGCGAAGGCCGATTGA
- a CDS encoding GDP-mannose 4,6-dehydratase has protein sequence MKLIVTGGAGFIGSHLVDRLLADGREVVVVDDFDDYYSRAVKESNLAEASKNPRCRIVEMDVRDGVGAAALVESTRPDAIVHLAARAGVRPSIAAPGLYADVNVMGTVRWLEAAVRIEPRPRFVFASSSSVYGDRAEGPFRETDAVDAPVSPYAASKRAAELMAYTFHHIHGLAATGLRFFTAYGPRNRPDLAVSLFADRIESGRPLVMFGDGTTRRDYTFVGDIVDGVVRAVDRCSGWRIYNLGNAHPVELRKMIATLAEALGKPAIIERAPEQPGDVRQTFADVSLAERELGYAPATSLREGLDRFVAWRRSTRT, from the coding sequence ATGAAGCTCATCGTCACAGGAGGCGCGGGGTTCATCGGCTCGCACCTGGTCGACCGCCTCCTGGCCGACGGGCGCGAGGTCGTGGTTGTCGACGATTTCGACGACTACTATTCGCGCGCGGTCAAGGAGTCGAACCTGGCCGAGGCGTCGAAGAATCCGCGCTGCCGCATCGTCGAGATGGACGTCCGCGACGGAGTCGGGGCGGCGGCGCTCGTCGAGTCGACCCGCCCCGATGCGATCGTCCATTTGGCGGCTCGCGCGGGAGTGCGACCGAGCATCGCCGCTCCTGGTCTGTACGCCGACGTGAACGTGATGGGGACGGTGCGCTGGTTGGAGGCCGCCGTCCGGATCGAGCCTCGACCTCGGTTCGTCTTCGCGTCCAGTTCCAGCGTCTACGGAGACCGCGCGGAGGGGCCGTTCCGCGAGACCGACGCCGTCGACGCCCCGGTCAGTCCGTACGCCGCCTCCAAACGAGCGGCCGAGTTGATGGCCTACACGTTCCACCACATCCACGGTCTGGCGGCGACAGGCCTGCGGTTCTTCACCGCCTACGGCCCCCGAAATCGCCCTGACCTGGCCGTTTCACTGTTCGCCGATCGAATCGAGAGCGGCCGACCCCTGGTCATGTTCGGCGATGGCACCACACGCCGCGACTACACGTTTGTCGGCGATATCGTCGACGGCGTGGTGCGAGCCGTCGACCGCTGCTCGGGATGGCGGATCTACAACCTCGGGAACGCCCACCCCGTCGAGTTGCGGAAGATGATCGCGACGCTAGCCGAGGCCCTGGGGAAACCCGCGATCATCGAGCGAGCGCCTGAGCAACCCGGCGACGTGCGGCAGACCTTCGCCGACGTCTCGCTCGCTGAACGCGAGTTGGGCTATGCCCCGGCGACCTCGCTCCGCGAGGGCCTGGACCGCTTCGTCGCCTGGCGACGATCGACTCGCACCTGA
- a CDS encoding HU family DNA-binding protein: MAKKAAPKAAEAKPAAAAPAAKSSAKAATKTEIYTAIATKTNLSKKDVAAVFEAMSELIGKEIGKKGPGLFVIPGLLKIKVQHKPATKARPGFNPATKEPITIKAKPARKVVRVLPLKALKDLI, encoded by the coding sequence ATGGCCAAGAAAGCCGCCCCCAAGGCCGCGGAAGCCAAGCCGGCCGCCGCCGCCCCCGCTGCGAAGTCCTCCGCCAAGGCCGCCACGAAGACCGAGATCTACACGGCCATCGCCACCAAGACGAACCTGAGCAAGAAGGACGTCGCGGCGGTGTTCGAGGCCATGTCCGAACTGATCGGCAAGGAGATCGGCAAGAAGGGCCCCGGCCTCTTCGTGATCCCCGGCCTTCTGAAGATCAAGGTTCAGCACAAGCCGGCGACCAAGGCCCGCCCGGGCTTCAACCCGGCGACCAAGGAGCCGATCACGATCAAGGCCAAGCCGGCTCGCAAGGTCGTTCGCGTGCTTCCGCTGAAGGCCCTCAAGGACCTCATCTGA
- a CDS encoding alpha/beta hydrolase-fold protein translates to MSRRLSRLWIVFTALSLGFAGRPALQAADVPKGEVQKHTLAPGAIFPGATHDYWVYIPRQYDPAKPACLFVCQDGVQYNAPAVFDELIEKKEIPVLIGVFVMHGRVKAPSDAALDRFNRSFEYDGLGDAYARFLIQELLPEVQKQKAADGRPIRISRDPNDRAIAGSSSGAVCAFTAAWERPDAFRRVFSAVGTYVGLRGANDYPTLIRKVEPKPLRIFLEDGSNDLNNFGGDWWMANQEMERALRFAGYEVEHNWGDGLHSSKHATEIFPVAMRWLWKDWPTPIVAGKGSDKLQEIVTPEQGWEVAAQGVPAAALAVDSMGVVYTADATGSRIQKLLGDGRTEPVSQPPHDVLDALQGRLTRGDGVRFRPYPGPGETSTSGRQLEIRSADGRGGVSNTGLPHAGGLALSPDQSLLYVADAASRWVYSYQIQPDLSLAYGQKYYHLVLSDDARDPGTVGLAVDRDGRLYAATSVGIQACDQAGRVSAIIPTPSGYASSVAFGGGDFDTLYAGAGSVVYRRKVKVHGANAFDTPKKPTAPRL, encoded by the coding sequence ATGTCGCGACGACTCAGCCGTCTTTGGATCGTCTTCACCGCCCTCTCGTTGGGCTTCGCAGGCCGTCCTGCCCTTCAGGCGGCCGACGTTCCGAAAGGCGAGGTCCAAAAACACACGCTCGCCCCGGGCGCGATCTTCCCGGGCGCCACGCACGACTACTGGGTCTACATCCCTCGCCAGTACGATCCCGCCAAACCCGCGTGTCTGTTCGTCTGTCAGGACGGGGTTCAGTACAACGCGCCGGCCGTCTTCGACGAGCTCATCGAGAAGAAGGAGATCCCGGTCCTGATCGGCGTTTTCGTGATGCACGGCCGCGTGAAGGCTCCGTCCGACGCCGCCCTGGACCGGTTCAACCGGAGCTTTGAATACGATGGCCTCGGCGACGCCTACGCCCGCTTTCTCATCCAGGAATTGCTCCCCGAGGTTCAGAAGCAGAAAGCCGCCGACGGCCGGCCCATCCGAATCTCCCGCGATCCGAACGATCGAGCCATCGCCGGTTCCAGCAGCGGGGCCGTCTGTGCGTTCACGGCGGCCTGGGAACGTCCCGACGCCTTCCGCCGGGTCTTCAGCGCCGTTGGGACCTACGTCGGCCTCCGAGGCGCCAACGACTACCCGACGCTGATTCGCAAGGTCGAGCCCAAGCCCCTTCGGATCTTTCTGGAGGACGGCAGCAACGACCTGAACAACTTCGGCGGCGACTGGTGGATGGCCAACCAGGAGATGGAACGCGCCCTCCGTTTCGCCGGCTACGAGGTCGAGCACAACTGGGGCGACGGCCTCCATAGCTCCAAACACGCCACGGAGATCTTCCCAGTCGCCATGCGCTGGCTCTGGAAAGATTGGCCGACCCCCATCGTCGCAGGGAAGGGGTCCGACAAACTCCAGGAGATCGTGACTCCAGAGCAGGGCTGGGAGGTGGCCGCCCAGGGCGTGCCCGCCGCGGCGCTCGCTGTGGACTCGATGGGAGTCGTCTACACGGCTGATGCGACCGGTTCCCGAATTCAGAAGCTCCTCGGCGACGGTCGGACCGAGCCGGTCTCCCAACCACCGCACGACGTTCTCGACGCCCTCCAGGGCCGTCTCACCCGCGGCGACGGCGTCCGCTTTCGGCCTTACCCCGGCCCGGGCGAGACCTCCACGAGCGGCCGCCAGCTGGAAATCCGCTCTGCCGACGGTCGCGGCGGCGTCTCCAACACCGGCCTTCCTCACGCCGGCGGGCTGGCGCTGTCCCCCGATCAGTCGCTTCTCTACGTGGCAGACGCCGCTAGCCGTTGGGTTTACAGCTACCAGATCCAGCCCGATCTATCCCTGGCGTACGGGCAGAAGTATTACCACCTCGTCCTGAGCGACGACGCCCGCGATCCGGGGACGGTCGGACTCGCCGTCGACCGCGACGGCCGCCTCTACGCGGCCACCAGCGTGGGAATTCAGGCCTGCGACCAGGCGGGGCGGGTGAGTGCAATCATCCCTACGCCCAGCGGTTACGCTTCATCCGTGGCGTTCGGCGGTGGGGATTTCGACACACTTTACGCCGGAGCGGGAAGCGTCGTGTATCGTCGCAAGGTGAAGGTGCATGGAGCCAACGCTTTCGACACCCCAAAGAAGCCGACTGCACCGCGACTGTAA
- a CDS encoding DUF1559 family PulG-like putative transporter — translation MKPRRRRQGFTLIELLVVISIIGVLVGLLLPAIQSAREAARRAQCQNNMRNIALALNNYQIRKGAYPASGLFFEDPSSITSTTGAGAGSQGDVTKSVLYRIADKPTSADAGRAGRSWVVEILQDLDQADLANNWTNEYTYTAVSSPGGTTATATPNSILANTALAILRCPDDNNFTPNQGNLSYAPNGGFARVGAYPIGWKGFQKDDPTGSSGGSTGSMLKWDSTGDRALAQNYMQKLGVFFIQSVYNNQLDGTNVPGVWNGRSPSWGGMKTATAAITDGSGSTIMLGENTLVGYDGVGSMWSGSQPTNWAAPWPTFSMFIASDNVCGTAGDCSTTLSDGTVATDSTAWTNANIVGGYENIGYGQSLTLKGTSPFINSGHPNGSNYAFCDGSVRFINNTIDGTVYAKIITPAGSKLPVPYKQQPVSQDAFIN, via the coding sequence ATGAAGCCCCGTCGTCGTCGCCAAGGTTTCACGCTGATCGAGCTGCTGGTCGTGATCAGCATCATCGGCGTCCTGGTCGGCCTGCTCCTGCCGGCCATCCAGTCCGCCCGTGAGGCGGCCCGTCGCGCCCAGTGCCAGAACAACATGCGGAACATCGCCCTGGCCCTGAACAACTACCAGATCCGCAAGGGTGCCTATCCGGCCTCCGGTCTGTTCTTCGAGGACCCGTCCTCGATCACGAGCACGACGGGCGCTGGCGCCGGCTCGCAGGGGGACGTCACCAAGTCGGTCCTCTACCGGATCGCCGACAAGCCCACCTCCGCGGACGCCGGTCGCGCCGGTCGCAGCTGGGTCGTCGAGATCCTCCAGGACCTCGACCAGGCCGACCTGGCGAACAACTGGACGAACGAGTACACCTACACCGCGGTCAGCTCGCCGGGCGGCACGACGGCGACGGCGACCCCCAACAGCATCCTCGCCAACACGGCCCTGGCCATTCTGCGATGCCCTGACGACAACAACTTCACCCCCAACCAGGGCAACCTGAGCTACGCCCCCAACGGCGGTTTCGCCCGCGTCGGCGCCTACCCGATCGGTTGGAAGGGCTTCCAGAAGGACGACCCGACCGGCTCCAGCGGCGGCAGCACGGGCTCGATGCTGAAGTGGGATTCCACCGGCGACCGGGCCCTCGCTCAGAACTACATGCAGAAGCTGGGCGTCTTCTTCATCCAGTCGGTCTACAACAACCAGCTCGACGGCACCAACGTCCCGGGCGTCTGGAACGGCCGGAGCCCGTCGTGGGGCGGCATGAAGACGGCCACCGCCGCCATCACGGACGGCTCGGGCTCGACGATCATGCTGGGCGAGAACACCCTCGTCGGCTATGACGGCGTCGGCAGCATGTGGTCGGGCAGCCAGCCGACCAACTGGGCGGCCCCCTGGCCGACCTTCTCGATGTTCATCGCCTCGGACAACGTCTGCGGCACGGCCGGCGATTGCAGCACCACGCTCTCCGACGGCACGGTCGCGACGGACTCCACCGCCTGGACCAACGCCAACATCGTCGGCGGCTATGAAAACATCGGCTACGGCCAGTCGCTGACCCTCAAGGGGACCAGCCCCTTCATCAACAGCGGCCATCCCAACGGCTCCAACTACGCTTTCTGCGACGGCTCCGTCCGGTTCATCAACAACACCATCGACGGCACCGTCTACGCCAAGATCATCACCCCGGCCGGCAGCAAGCTGCCCGTGCCCTACAAGCAGCAGCCGGTCAGCCAGGATGCGTTCATCAACTGA